A stretch of Christensenellaceae bacterium DNA encodes these proteins:
- a CDS encoding 2-oxoacid:acceptor oxidoreductase subunit delta produces the protein MAKLTIYEDTCKGCGLCIAACPKSLLAIDKSHLNAKGYHPIGIEKPEECVGCAACARMCPDCALEVDK, from the coding sequence ATGGCAAAGTTAACGATCTATGAAGATACGTGTAAGGGCTGCGGCCTGTGTATCGCGGCATGCCCCAAAAGCTTGCTGGCGATCGATAAATCGCATCTGAACGCAAAAGGATACCATCCGATCGGCATTGAAAAGCCGGAAGAGTGCGTCGGCTGCGCGGCGTGCGCGCGTATGTGTCCGGACTGCGCTCTTGAAGTAGATAAATAA